Proteins encoded in a region of the Pseudomonas sp. GOM7 genome:
- the phnL gene encoding phosphonate C-P lyase system protein PhnL — protein MNNLIEVSGLSKTFTLHQQNGVVLQVLRDLNFAVRGGECLVLAGQSGAGKSTLLRTLYGNYLASSGSIRILHEGCPVELVGAQPRRVLEVRRQSLGYVSQFLRVIPRVSTLDVVMEPALARGWARSDAEARAKALLTRLNIPEALWQLAPGTFSGGEQQRVNIARGFMVEWPVLLLDEPTASLDEANRQVVLELIDEAKVAGSALVGIFHDRTAREAVADRYLDMSAFAAQPEYVYVV, from the coding sequence ATGAACAACCTGATCGAGGTCAGTGGCCTCAGCAAGACCTTCACCCTGCACCAGCAGAACGGTGTTGTCCTGCAGGTGCTGCGCGACCTGAACTTCGCCGTGCGCGGCGGTGAGTGCTTGGTGCTGGCCGGCCAGTCCGGTGCCGGCAAGTCGACCCTGCTGCGCACGTTGTACGGCAACTACCTGGCCAGCAGCGGCAGCATCCGCATCCTGCATGAGGGGTGCCCGGTGGAGCTGGTCGGCGCGCAGCCGCGCCGGGTGCTGGAGGTGCGTCGGCAGAGCCTGGGGTACGTCAGCCAGTTCCTGCGGGTGATTCCGCGTGTCTCGACCCTTGACGTGGTGATGGAGCCGGCGCTGGCGCGTGGCTGGGCGCGCAGCGACGCCGAGGCTCGGGCCAAGGCGCTGCTGACGCGGCTGAACATTCCCGAGGCGTTGTGGCAACTGGCACCGGGCACCTTCTCGGGTGGCGAGCAGCAGCGCGTCAATATCGCTCGCGGCTTCATGGTGGAGTGGCCGGTGCTGCTGCTCGACGAGCCCACCGCCTCGCTGGACGAGGCCAACCGCCAGGTGGTGCTGGAGCTGATCGATGAAGCCAAGGTGGCCGGCAGCGCGCTGGTCGGCATCTTCCACGATCGCACGGCCCGCGAGGCGGTGGCCGACCGCTACCTCGACATGAGCGCTTTTGCAGCGCAACCGGAGTATGTCTATGTCGTCTGA
- a CDS encoding alpha-D-ribose 1-methylphosphonate 5-triphosphate diphosphatase → MSSEQILGNARIVTADREFLGTLLLRDGLIAAVDEGTSRLPQVQDLGGDYLLPGLVELHTDNLEKHMSPRPGVDWPSASAVLTHDAQIVAAGITTVFDALSIGDINPRGKRMQQLPSMIEAIAASEAAGQTRAEHRLHLRCELCHPDALAVYRDLVEHPLVALVSVMDHSPGQRQFARLEKYREYYMGKYHLSPAEMEDFIQEQIANSRQYSDRQRQAIVEDCHARGISVASHDDATLAHVQESAGFGMAIAEFPTTLEAAQASHELGLKVLMGAPNLVRGGSHSGNIAAAELARHGVLDILSSDYYPASLLHAAWLLAGQDNDYDLPAAIATVSRAPARAAGMDDRGEIRVGLRADLIQARVHGEQPVIQQVWRQARRVF, encoded by the coding sequence ATGTCGTCTGAACAGATTCTCGGCAATGCTCGCATCGTCACGGCTGACCGTGAGTTTCTCGGCACCCTGTTGCTGCGCGATGGCCTGATCGCGGCGGTGGATGAAGGCACCAGCCGTCTGCCGCAGGTTCAGGATCTCGGCGGTGACTACCTGTTGCCAGGGCTGGTGGAGCTGCACACCGACAACCTGGAAAAGCACATGAGCCCCAGGCCGGGTGTGGACTGGCCGTCGGCCTCGGCGGTGCTGACCCACGATGCGCAGATCGTTGCCGCCGGCATCACCACGGTGTTCGATGCGCTGTCCATTGGTGACATCAACCCACGCGGCAAGCGCATGCAGCAACTGCCGTCGATGATCGAGGCCATCGCCGCCAGCGAGGCGGCTGGGCAGACCCGCGCCGAGCACCGCCTGCACCTGCGTTGCGAGCTGTGCCACCCCGATGCCCTGGCCGTCTATCGCGACCTGGTGGAGCACCCGCTGGTGGCGCTGGTGTCGGTGATGGATCACTCACCCGGCCAGCGCCAGTTCGCCAGGCTGGAGAAGTACCGCGAGTACTACATGGGCAAGTACCACCTGAGCCCGGCGGAGATGGAGGACTTCATCCAGGAGCAGATCGCCAACTCGCGCCAGTACAGCGACCGCCAGCGCCAGGCCATAGTCGAAGACTGCCACGCCCGCGGTATCTCGGTGGCCAGCCACGACGACGCGACCCTGGCTCATGTGCAGGAGTCGGCCGGCTTCGGCATGGCCATCGCCGAATTCCCTACCACCCTGGAAGCCGCGCAGGCCAGCCACGAGCTGGGCCTGAAGGTGCTGATGGGTGCGCCGAACCTGGTGCGCGGCGGCTCGCACTCGGGCAATATCGCTGCCGCCGAGCTGGCCCGGCATGGTGTGCTGGACATCCTTTCCAGCGATTACTACCCGGCCAGCCTGCTGCATGCGGCCTGGCTGCTCGCCGGCCAGGACAACGACTATGATTTACCAGCGGCCATCGCCACCGTGAGCCGCGCACCGGCCAGGGCGGCAGGTATGGATGATCGCGGCGAGATCCGCGTCGGCCTGCGCGCCGACCTGATCCAGGCCAGGGTGCATGGTGAGCAGCCGGTGATCCAGCAGGTGTGGCGGCAAGCACGAAGGGTGTTCTGA
- the phnN gene encoding phosphonate metabolism protein/1,5-bisphosphokinase (PRPP-forming) PhnN, translating into MRGRLIYLMGPSGSGKDSLLLAARAPLEARGCRFARRVITRSAEAVGEDAVGVTRAEFQRLEGEGAFALSWQANGLAYGIPREIDDWLDAGHDVLINGSRGHLDTARRRYPKLLAIVLQVDEAVLRQRLLTRGRETPEQIEARLARSRELQAGTAFSPRPLAGDDCRDAGGRATQEAKAEGPGERVGQAGTIILDNSGPLEDTLSRLLHLLDENRRCA; encoded by the coding sequence ATGCGGGGCAGGTTGATCTATCTGATGGGGCCTTCAGGCTCGGGCAAGGACAGCCTGTTGCTGGCGGCGCGGGCGCCGTTGGAGGCGCGTGGCTGCCGTTTCGCCCGGCGGGTGATCACCCGCAGTGCCGAGGCTGTGGGCGAGGATGCCGTAGGTGTCACTCGCGCCGAGTTCCAGCGCCTGGAGGGCGAGGGCGCCTTCGCCCTGAGCTGGCAGGCCAACGGCCTGGCCTATGGTATCCCGCGGGAGATCGACGATTGGTTGGACGCCGGGCATGACGTGCTGATCAATGGCTCGCGCGGCCATCTCGACACGGCCCGTCGGCGCTACCCGAAGCTGCTGGCCATCGTGCTGCAGGTCGATGAGGCAGTATTACGCCAGCGTCTGCTGACCCGTGGCCGGGAGACACCGGAGCAGATCGAGGCACGCCTGGCGCGCAGCCGTGAATTGCAGGCTGGCACTGCTTTCTCCCCTCGCCCGCTTGCGGGAGACGACTGCAGGGATGCAGGAGGTAGAGCGACGCAGGAGGCCAAAGCCGAGGGGCCGGGGGAGAGGGTGGGTCAGGCCGGCACCATCATCCTCGACAACTCCGGCCCCCTCGAGGACACCCTCAGCCGTCTGCTGCACCTGCTCGACGAGAACCGCCGGTGCGCCTGA
- the phnP gene encoding phosphonate metabolism protein PhnP — protein MRLTLLGTGDARQVPVYNCDCPACTAARVQPARRRGPCCALIECGTQRWLLDSGLTDLTERFVPHSLSGILQTHYHADHAQGLLHLRWGQGLVIPVHGPYDPEGLADLYKHPGILDFSQPFAAFECRQLGELSVTALPLNHSKPTFGYLLEGQGRRIAYLTDTVGVPEASCLVLERVPLDLLVLDCSTAPQPVAPRNHNDLTRALEVIQRLQPTQAVLTHIGHSFDAWLLAHPDALPEGVSLARDGLLL, from the coding sequence GTGCGCCTGACCCTGTTGGGCACCGGTGATGCCCGCCAGGTGCCCGTTTACAACTGCGACTGCCCGGCCTGCACGGCGGCCCGCGTGCAGCCGGCGCGACGCCGTGGCCCGTGCTGTGCGCTGATCGAATGCGGCACACAGCGCTGGCTGCTCGATAGCGGCCTGACCGACCTCACCGAGCGCTTCGTGCCGCACAGCCTCAGCGGCATCCTGCAGACCCACTACCACGCCGACCACGCCCAGGGCCTGCTGCACCTGCGCTGGGGTCAGGGTCTGGTGATCCCGGTGCATGGGCCGTATGACCCCGAAGGCCTGGCCGATCTGTACAAGCACCCCGGCATCCTCGACTTCAGCCAGCCCTTCGCCGCCTTCGAGTGCCGCCAGCTAGGCGAACTGAGCGTCACCGCGCTGCCGCTGAACCATTCCAAACCGACTTTCGGCTATCTGTTGGAGGGGCAGGGCAGGCGCATCGCCTACCTCACCGATACGGTCGGCGTGCCCGAGGCCAGTTGTCTGGTACTGGAGCGCGTGCCGCTGGATCTGCTGGTACTCGACTGCTCCACCGCACCGCAGCCGGTGGCGCCGCGCAACCACAACGACCTGACCCGCGCGCTGGAGGTCATCCAGCGCCTGCAGCCGACACAGGCGGTGCTGACCCATATCGGTCACAGTTTCGATGCCTGGCTGCTGGCGCATCCCGACGCCTTGCCGGAAGGCGTCAGCCTGGCCCGTGACGGTTTGCTGCTGTAG
- a CDS encoding NAD(P)H-dependent oxidoreductase, producing the protein MSEGKSGATPLEGDGKRILLILGTPKQNSLCHALAEAYSQGARSKGHVVRQLRLGELQFDPILHDGYAQSQPLEPDLLEAQRLIHWAEHLVFVYPVWWGGVPALLKGFFDRVFLPGFAFKYRNRSQLWDKLLSGRSADLLVTLDTPPWYFRWVYGAPAHRQMVRTILGFCGIRTRRLAEFAPVRPASEEQRQAWLRKAETLGSKA; encoded by the coding sequence ATGAGTGAGGGCAAGAGCGGCGCAACGCCGCTGGAGGGTGATGGCAAGCGCATTCTGCTGATTCTCGGCACACCCAAGCAGAACAGCCTGTGTCACGCCCTGGCCGAGGCCTACAGCCAGGGCGCGCGCAGCAAGGGCCATGTGGTGCGGCAACTGCGCCTGGGCGAGCTGCAATTCGACCCGATCCTGCATGACGGCTACGCACAGAGCCAGCCCCTGGAACCCGACCTGCTGGAGGCCCAGCGCCTGATCCACTGGGCCGAGCATCTGGTGTTCGTCTACCCGGTGTGGTGGGGTGGCGTGCCGGCCTTGCTCAAGGGCTTCTTCGACCGCGTGTTCCTACCCGGCTTCGCCTTCAAGTACCGCAACCGCTCACAACTCTGGGACAAGCTGCTCAGCGGCCGCAGCGCCGATCTGCTGGTGACCTTGGACACGCCACCCTGGTACTTCCGCTGGGTCTACGGCGCCCCGGCGCATCGACAGATGGTGCGCACCATTCTCGGTTTCTGCGGCATCAGGACGCGGCGCCTGGCGGAGTTCGCCCCGGTGCGCCCGGCCAGCGAGGAGCAGCGCCAGGCCTGGTTGCGCAAGGCCGAAACACTGGGCAGCAAGGCGTAG
- a CDS encoding class II fumarate hydratase, translating to MSRTETDSIGPIEVPTDVYWGAQTQRSLINFAIGAERMPLAVLHALALIKKAAARVNSRSGELPADIARLIEQAADEVLEGQHDAQFPLVVWQTGSGTQSNMNVNEVIAGRANELAGGQRGGKSPVHPNDHVNRAQSSNDCFPTAMHIAAAQGVRHCLLPALAELRDGLQEQAQRHANLVKTGRTHMMDATPITFGQELSAFVAQLGHAEAAIRAALPAVCELAQGGTAVGTGLNAPAGFAEAIAAELAALTGLPLTSAANKFAALSGHEPLVQLSGALKTLAVALMKLANDLRLLGSGPRAGFAEVRLPANEPGSSIMPGKVNPTQCEALSMLACQVLGNDATIGFAASQGHLQLNVFKPVIIHNLLQSIRLLADGCRNFQQHCVADLQPDAAKMAAHLENGLMLVTALNPHIGYDKAAEIAKKAYAEGSTLRQAALQLGYLNEEEFEQWVRPQDMLGAGRHE from the coding sequence ATGAGCCGTACCGAAACCGACAGCATCGGCCCCATCGAAGTCCCCACCGACGTCTACTGGGGCGCGCAGACCCAGCGCTCGCTGATCAACTTCGCCATCGGCGCCGAGCGCATGCCGCTGGCCGTGCTGCACGCCCTGGCGCTGATCAAGAAGGCCGCCGCACGGGTCAACAGCCGCAGCGGTGAACTGCCCGCAGATATCGCCCGGCTGATCGAGCAGGCCGCCGACGAAGTGCTCGAGGGCCAGCATGACGCGCAGTTCCCCCTGGTGGTCTGGCAGACCGGCAGCGGCACGCAGAGCAACATGAACGTCAACGAGGTGATCGCCGGTCGCGCCAACGAGCTGGCCGGCGGCCAGCGTGGCGGCAAGAGCCCGGTGCACCCCAACGATCACGTCAACCGTGCGCAGAGTTCCAACGACTGCTTCCCCACCGCCATGCACATCGCCGCCGCACAGGGTGTACGCCATTGCCTGCTGCCGGCACTGGCGGAGCTGCGCGATGGCCTGCAGGAACAGGCGCAGCGCCATGCCAACCTGGTCAAGACCGGGCGCACGCACATGATGGACGCCACGCCGATCACCTTCGGCCAGGAACTGTCCGCCTTCGTCGCCCAGCTCGGCCATGCCGAAGCGGCCATTCGTGCCGCCCTGCCCGCCGTCTGCGAACTGGCCCAGGGTGGCACCGCCGTGGGCACCGGCCTCAATGCCCCGGCCGGTTTCGCCGAAGCCATCGCCGCCGAGCTGGCCGCGCTCACCGGCCTGCCGCTGACCAGCGCAGCGAACAAGTTCGCCGCACTGTCCGGCCACGAGCCGCTGGTGCAGCTCTCCGGCGCACTGAAAACCCTGGCCGTGGCCCTGATGAAACTGGCCAACGACCTGCGCCTGCTCGGCTCCGGGCCGCGTGCCGGCTTCGCCGAGGTACGCCTGCCGGCCAACGAGCCGGGCAGCTCGATCATGCCCGGCAAGGTCAACCCGACCCAGTGCGAGGCGCTGTCGATGCTGGCCTGCCAGGTGCTGGGCAACGATGCCACCATCGGTTTCGCCGCCAGCCAGGGCCACCTGCAGCTCAACGTGTTCAAGCCGGTGATCATCCATAACCTGCTGCAGTCGATCCGACTGCTCGCCGATGGCTGCCGCAACTTCCAGCAGCACTGCGTGGCCGACCTGCAGCCAGACGCTGCGAAGATGGCTGCGCACCTGGAAAACGGCCTGATGCTGGTGACCGCGCTCAACCCGCACATCGGTTACGACAAGGCCGCGGAAATCGCCAAGAAGGCCTATGCCGAGGGCAGTACCCTGCGCCAGGCGGCACTACAGCTCGGCTACCTCAACGAAGAGGAATTTGAACAATGGGTACGACCACAGGACATGCTCGGAGCCGGGCGGCATGAGTGA
- a CDS encoding DUF2804 domain-containing protein produces MNSFAAPVAFTPQPLCDRKGRLLSDAIGLSPRPQVHCALHGHPGRRKRWNHWCITNPQWMLSLTLADLDYIGYGALYFLDLESGLAVAHTQLRPFGLGCHLPDLPQESHVFLHSRLQLRIDEHPGRLRLTATAPDIGGHALQVALDIQRPAHLESLNLVTPLAHGGFHACSRQLGMPTLGSVQLGQRHYACTPGQSFAALDFGRGVWPFNSYWQRATFAAPGGIAGNFGAGWLEYSGLSENALWFGGELSPLDSPLHISQSAPTTLAPWQLHSDDGRVDLSFTPRQLHRARPRFGPFHADTQQWFGYYEGLLRGPQGERVPVDGALGWLGETHARW; encoded by the coding sequence ATGAACAGTTTCGCCGCCCCCGTAGCCTTCACCCCCCAGCCCCTGTGCGATCGCAAGGGCCGCTTGCTGTCCGATGCCATCGGCCTGTCACCGCGGCCTCAAGTGCATTGCGCGCTGCACGGCCATCCCGGGCGACGCAAGCGCTGGAACCACTGGTGCATCACCAACCCGCAGTGGATGCTCTCGCTGACCCTGGCCGATCTCGACTACATCGGCTATGGCGCCCTCTACTTCCTCGACCTGGAAAGTGGGCTGGCGGTGGCCCACACCCAGTTGCGCCCCTTCGGCCTGGGCTGCCACCTGCCCGACCTGCCCCAGGAAAGTCATGTCTTCCTGCATTCGCGGCTGCAACTGCGCATCGATGAGCACCCCGGCCGCCTGCGCCTGACAGCTACGGCCCCGGATATCGGCGGCCATGCGCTGCAAGTGGCGCTGGACATCCAGCGCCCGGCACACCTGGAGTCGCTCAACCTGGTCACCCCGTTGGCCCATGGCGGCTTCCATGCCTGTAGCCGGCAGCTCGGCATGCCGACGCTCGGTAGTGTGCAACTGGGGCAGCGTCACTATGCCTGCACGCCGGGCCAGAGCTTCGCCGCTCTCGACTTTGGCCGTGGCGTCTGGCCCTTCAACAGCTACTGGCAGCGCGCCACCTTCGCTGCGCCGGGCGGTATCGCCGGCAACTTCGGCGCGGGCTGGCTGGAGTACAGCGGCTTGTCGGAGAACGCCCTGTGGTTCGGTGGCGAGCTGTCGCCGCTGGACAGTCCGCTGCATATCAGCCAGTCAGCGCCCACCACCCTGGCCCCCTGGCAGTTACACAGTGACGATGGCCGGGTGGATCTGAGCTTCACGCCCCGTCAGTTACACCGCGCCCGTCCCAGGTTCGGCCCCTTCCATGCCGACACCCAGCAATGGTTCGGCTACTACGAGGGCTTATTGCGCGGCCCACAAGGCGAGCGCGTGCCGGTCGATGGCGCCCTGGGCTGGCTCGGCGAAACTCACGCCCGCTGGTAA
- a CDS encoding DUF2059 domain-containing protein codes for MADAASHAADAERFLKLAHADKLTVPVYAQVQQMFAQRFAQAPDGKKAVLESYQAKANAALDKAVGWDKLKPDMIKLYTSNFSEQELKDLITFYQSPLGQKVLQKMPTLTAQSAQITQGKLEAAVPEVNKLLADMSKDLGIKQPAE; via the coding sequence ATGGCCGATGCGGCCAGCCATGCCGCCGATGCCGAGCGTTTTCTCAAGCTGGCGCATGCCGACAAGCTGACCGTGCCGGTGTATGCCCAGGTACAGCAGATGTTCGCCCAGCGTTTCGCCCAGGCGCCGGATGGCAAGAAGGCGGTGCTGGAGAGCTACCAGGCCAAGGCCAATGCCGCGCTGGACAAGGCGGTCGGTTGGGACAAGCTGAAGCCGGACATGATCAAGCTCTACACCAGCAACTTCAGCGAGCAGGAACTCAAGGATCTGATCACCTTCTACCAGTCGCCACTGGGCCAGAAAGTGCTGCAGAAGATGCCGACCCTGACCGCGCAATCGGCGCAGATCACCCAGGGCAAGCTGGAGGCGGCCGTTCCTGAGGTGAACAAGCTGCTGGCGGACATGAGCAAAGATCTCGGTATCAAGCAACCCGCGGAGTGA
- a CDS encoding BolA family protein: MSKQALIEQALAALQPEHLQVLDESHMHSRGLETHYKAVIVSPVFAGLNAVKRHQKAYATVGELMSQIHALALHTYTPEEWAAQGVAPASPTCRGGH, translated from the coding sequence ATGTCCAAGCAAGCCCTGATCGAGCAGGCCCTGGCCGCGCTGCAACCCGAGCACCTGCAGGTGCTGGACGAGAGCCACATGCACAGCCGCGGCCTGGAAACCCACTACAAGGCAGTGATCGTCAGCCCGGTATTCGCTGGCCTGAATGCGGTCAAGCGCCACCAGAAGGCCTATGCCACGGTGGGAGAGCTGATGAGCCAGATCCATGCCCTGGCGCTGCATACCTACACCCCCGAGGAGTGGGCGGCACAGGGCGTGGCACCGGCTTCGCCGACCTGCCGCGGCGGCCATTGA
- the trhO gene encoding oxygen-dependent tRNA uridine(34) hydroxylase TrhO, translating into MTDKIVVAALYKFVSLPDYQALREPLLQTLIDHGIKGTLLLAEEGINGTVSGTRAGIDALLAWFRQDERLADIDHKESYCDEQPFYRTKVKLKKEIVTLGVPGVDPNQRVGTYVEPQDWNALISDPEVLLIDTRNDYEVAIGTFEGAIDPKTKSFREFPEYIKAHFDPSKHKKVAMFCTGGIRCEKASSYMLGEGFEEVYHLKGGILKYLEEVPQEQTKWRGDCFVFDNRVTVRHDLSEGDYDQCHACRNPISVEDRQSEFYSPGVSCPHCRDSLPEKTRESARERQKQIELARARNQPHPIGRDPRQLNEV; encoded by the coding sequence ATGACCGACAAGATCGTCGTCGCGGCGCTGTACAAGTTCGTCTCCCTGCCGGACTATCAGGCGTTGCGCGAGCCTCTGCTGCAAACCCTCATCGACCATGGCATCAAGGGCACTCTGCTGCTCGCCGAGGAGGGCATCAATGGCACCGTTTCCGGCACCCGTGCGGGTATCGATGCGCTGCTCGCCTGGTTCCGCCAGGATGAGCGCCTGGCCGATATCGACCACAAGGAATCCTATTGCGATGAACAGCCGTTCTATCGCACCAAGGTCAAGCTGAAGAAGGAAATCGTCACCCTCGGCGTGCCGGGTGTCGATCCTAATCAGCGTGTCGGCACATACGTCGAGCCGCAGGACTGGAACGCCCTGATCAGCGATCCCGAGGTGCTATTGATCGACACGCGCAACGACTACGAGGTGGCCATTGGCACCTTCGAGGGCGCCATCGACCCCAAGACCAAGTCGTTCCGCGAGTTTCCCGAGTACATCAAGGCCCACTTCGACCCGAGCAAGCACAAGAAGGTGGCGATGTTCTGCACCGGCGGCATCCGCTGCGAAAAGGCCTCCAGCTACATGCTTGGAGAGGGCTTCGAGGAGGTCTATCACCTCAAGGGCGGCATCCTCAAGTACCTGGAGGAAGTGCCGCAGGAGCAGACCAAGTGGCGTGGCGATTGTTTCGTCTTCGACAACCGTGTGACCGTGCGCCACGACCTCTCCGAAGGCGACTACGATCAATGCCATGCCTGTCGCAACCCGATTTCCGTGGAAGACCGCCAGTCCGAGTTCTACAGCCCCGGCGTGAGCTGCCCGCACTGCCGGGATTCGCTGCCGGAGAAGACCCGCGAGAGCGCCCGTGAGCGGCAGAAGCAGATCGAACTGGCCCGTGCGCGCAACCAGCCGCATCCCATCGGCCGCGACCCCCGCCAACTGAACGAGGTGTGA
- a CDS encoding DsbA family protein: protein MASRLLYVMDPMCSWCWGFAPVVEALAEQAAAAGVPLQIVVGGLRRDQVAVDAAARVRYLGYWQAVNASTGQLFDFERGLPEGLVYDTEPACRALVTARSLDASSAWSLLKLIQQAFYTEGADVTQASVLAQLAERAGIPRIEFAEAFDSLAMREATAADFTWVQDLGIAGFPTLLAERDGQLALLTNGYQPLEALAPLLGRWLERAANA from the coding sequence ATGGCCAGCCGCCTGCTCTACGTGATGGATCCGATGTGCTCCTGGTGCTGGGGCTTCGCTCCGGTGGTCGAGGCGCTGGCCGAGCAGGCGGCGGCGGCCGGCGTGCCGCTGCAGATCGTGGTGGGTGGCCTGCGTCGCGATCAGGTGGCGGTCGATGCCGCTGCCAGGGTGCGTTACCTGGGCTACTGGCAGGCGGTCAACGCCAGTACCGGGCAGTTGTTCGACTTCGAGCGTGGCCTGCCGGAGGGACTGGTGTACGACACCGAGCCGGCCTGCCGCGCTCTGGTCACCGCGCGCAGCCTCGATGCCTCCAGCGCCTGGAGCCTGCTCAAGCTGATCCAGCAGGCCTTCTACACCGAGGGGGCCGATGTCACCCAGGCCAGCGTGCTGGCGCAACTGGCCGAGCGGGCCGGTATTCCGCGTATCGAATTCGCTGAGGCCTTCGACAGCCTGGCCATGCGCGAGGCCACCGCCGCGGACTTCACCTGGGTGCAGGATCTGGGCATCGCCGGCTTTCCCACCCTGTTGGCCGAGCGTGACGGCCAACTGGCGCTGCTGACCAATGGCTATCAGCCGCTCGAGGCGCTGGCACCGCTACTGGGGCGTTGGCTGGAGCGTGCTGCCAATGCCTGA